Proteins encoded together in one Impatiens glandulifera chromosome 1, dImpGla2.1, whole genome shotgun sequence window:
- the LOC124911796 gene encoding basic salivary proline-rich protein 3-like gives MNDEPPPRGGPKPDKPLPGGGPRPDEPPPRGEPRPYEPPPRGDPRPDEPPPRGGPRPDEPPPRGGPRPDEPPPKGRPRRDEPPPKDGPRPDEPPPKGGPRPDEPPPKGGPKWDEPPQRGGPRPDEPPQRGGPRPDEPPLRGGPRLDEPPPRDGPRPDEPPLRGGPRPDEPQPRGGPRPDKPPPKDGPRSDEPPPRDGPKLDEPPPRGGPRPDESPLRGGPRPDEPPPRGGPRPDEPPPRDGPRPDEPSIRGGPRPNELPPRGDPKPDEPPQKSRPKHEEPPPRSGPKLDEPPPRGGPTLDELLPSGGPKHDDPPPRGGPKSDKPPPRGGENPDEPPLRGEPKHDEPPPKGGPTLDEIPQRGGPKHDEPPLRGEPKHDELPPRGGPKTDEPPPRPRGGPNHDDRSLKGGPKPLYN, from the coding sequence ATGAATGATGAACCTCCACCAAGAGGCGGACCCAAACCAGATAAGCCTCTACCAGGAGGCGGGCCAAGACCGGATGAGCCTCCACCAAGAGGTGAGCCAAGACCATATGAACCTCCACCAAGAGGCGATCCAAGACCGGACGAACCTCCACCAAGAGGCGGACCGAGACCGGACGAACCTCCCCCAAGAGGCGGACCGAGACCGGACGAACCTCCACCAAAAGGCAGGCCGAGACGGGACGAACCTCCACCAAAAGACGGACCGAGACCAGACGAACCTCCACCAAAAGGCGGACCGAGACCGGACGAACCTCCACCAAAAGGCGGGCCGAAATGGGACGAACCTCCACAAAGAGGCGGTCCGAGACCGGACGAACCTCCCCAAAGAGGCGGGCCGAGACCGGACGAACCTCCCCTAAGAGGCGGACCGAGACTAGACGAGCCTCCACCAAGAGACGGGCCGAGACCAGACGAACCTCCTCTAAGAGGTGGACCGAGACCCGACGAACCACAACCAAGAGGCGGACCAAGACCGGACAAACCTCCACCAAAAGACGGACCAAGATCGGACGAACCTCCACCAAGAGACGGGCCAAAACTGGACGAACCTCCACCAAGAGGCGGGCCAAGACCAGACGAATCTCCACTAAGAGGCGGGCCAAGACCAGACGAACCTCCCCCAAGAGGCGGACCGAGACCCGATGAACCTCCACCAAGAGACGGACCGAGACCCGATGAACCTTCAATAAGAGGCGGACCGAGACCGAATGAACTTCCACCGAGAGGCGATCCAAAACCGGATGAACCTCCTCAAAAAAGCAGACCAAAACATGAAGAACCTCCACCAAGAAGCGGACCAAAACTCGATGAACCTCCTCCAAGAGGCGGACCAACACTTGATGAGCTTCTACCAAGCGGCGGACCAAAACATGATGATCCTCCACCAAGAGGCGGACCGAAATCGGACAAACCTCCACCAAGAGGTGGAGAAAACCCTGATGAACCTCCACTAAGAGGCGAACCAAAACATGATGAACCTCCTCCAAAAGGCGGACCAACACTTGATGAAATTCCACAAAGAGGCGGACCGAAACATGATGAACCTCCACTAAGAGGCGAACCAAAACATGATGAACTTCCACCAAGAGGCGGACCGAAAACCGATGAACCTCCACCAAGACCAAGAGGTGGACCAAATCATGATGATCGGTCACTTAAAGGCGGACCAAAACCTTTATACAACTGA